The genomic DNA aagacatttttcatttttttgtttacatcacatgtgATACACACATATGGGCACACCATATAATATTGGACCAATATATTTATGCGCTATTAACGTTTTCTAGCGCAATTCCACATTTTTAATTTTTCCAATACTGTGTTTATGTTGGGCAGGTAAATCGCTACTTCAAGGGATTTTTATGATATTTCACTAGTACTCTTAGGGTTTGGGTACACGTGTTTTATAATTTATTCACCATAGCgcagtttcttttttcttttttagttactgacAAACAGACTCCAGAGCAGGCTGCTAGGCTCttaggaagaaggtatccctttgaaACTCGCCAGCCGGCAGTGGCCCTTCATATCTCCTTtattaccatctggagtctgtttgTCAGTCAACTATCTGCTGTCATCTGAAGATCATTTGTACTGCGAACTTTATCccatatgtttgtgagtagttttttatcttatttttaataaaaagatatttaaggataatgcacaaggctggtgcgccctctttttcttctttcccttttgactattaggatacccctatccttgagggcagcaaggccttaGGCACCTTCCACCACGAACTTTAGTCCACCTGGtaactcacttgtgcgcaggagtattTGTGTTTCTGCTATAGAGAACTGAGACACAAGGTCATTCCTCTGCCCTTCTTCTGCCTGGACTCATATAGCCCAATTTAAATAGAGTTGGCAGTTAATTTACTGAAGTAATATTGTGACTATAATTTGTTATTCTTGTGTATTTACCTCTACTCTGGGGGTTATTCACTTAAAAGAGTCCCATGAAAGCAGACAGATTTGATATTTGAagtttctttaaaggggttgtaaccctgttttttttgttttttttcaataacaaacatgtcatacctacctccactgtgcatttcgttttgcatagagtggccccgattcgcctcttctggggtcccttagcggcgctggtggctcctccccgcattgagtgtccacgttggagaaggctctcctatggtgctcccaagtcctgcatctgtgtccattcacacagaatgcaggactcagccctgccccccccccccccggcgccacagcattggatttgattgacagcagtgggagccaatggctgcgctgctatcaatctatccaatcaggacacgagacaccagctagagctgatgTGCTCATTCCCTGCCGGAGGATGACAGCattcagataagtaaaacggggggctagggggctaCAACACTAtagaaggtttttccccttaatgcacagaatgcatttggggaaaaaccatgagggtttacaacccccttaaccacttgcttactgggcaattaaacccccctcctgcccagaccaattttcagcttttagctctgacgcactttgaatgacaattgcgtggtcatacaacactgttcccaaatgaaatttttatcattttttttcccacaaatagagctttcttttggtggtatttaatcaaagcTGGGATTTGTATTATGTGCTAAACAaacaaagatggaaaattttgaaaaaaaaaaaatcatgtttaatagtttgttataaaattttgcaaacaggtaatttttctccttcattgatatgcgctgatgaggctgcactggtgggcactgataggctgcactggtgggcactgataggctctactggtgggtactgataggcacagttaaggcggcactgatagtcacagataaggtggcaccgatgggcacagataaggcagtactgatgggcactgataagatggcacggatgggtggtacggatgggtggcactgatgggcactgataggtggcactgatgggcactggtaggtgatactgatggacactgataggtggcactgatgtgcagcactgttgttgaggcaccgattgtgggcactgatgggtggcactgtgggcactgatgggtggcacagtgagctctgatgggtggcgctggtgggcactggtaggcggcactgttgcctattgctaggtggcactggcagggggcacaggtgggcactgatgatctggcGGCAGCTTgccgtgattgggactgatgtccctctcacagccgccggtgattggctttttttttctcctcacgctgtcagcgcgaggagaaaaaatagccgattaccggctctgttgacatcacatgatcagctgtcattggctgacagctgatcacgtggtaaggggtcgagatCTGTGATCCGGCAAAGCAGGtcagcgctgtagccgtcattcggctatagcgtggatctgaactgGTTAACCTCCTTTATTCTTTGTTCCACCCATACAAATCTGCTTACTATTCAATATTATTGTCACTGTTGTTTTCATTTCCTCCTTAAGCAAGTTCACAGTAAAGATAATTTCTGTGTTCACTACAACCTGTGTCCATTTACTGTGGTATTTACACTACATTGTTGCTAGGTGTGCCAGTGGGGTTGAGTCTGTTCCTGGGGTTGAAGAGGCATAGTAAGGAACCAACAATATTcaagcggctcctgtgggggtagtacTACACATAAAACTGTGATATTAGCAGCCAACAGTAGATAGCAGTAGATCCCTACATTAGACTTATATCAATCACatttatattatattgtgttttgatGTGGCACTGACAAAGGGTTTTTTCTGGCCCCCAAAACTTGACTGGCTGTTttttagtgtaaaaaaataaattattttgaatTTTGTTAttctttggtctggtgctccttgcATTGGTGCATGATTTTTTCTGGTAACCTCAGCCTGCTGGGTACCCGCAGGAGGGTAGACCTTTTTGTTGTGAGTAGCCTAACCTGAGTTAGCGAGCTCTCTGAATGTTTTTGTCCTCTCTCTCACTACTTTGTATGAACTTACGGTATATAAAAGTCCCAGTGCTTTTTTCTTCATTGGAAAGTAATGAATTATGACTGCTGATTGGCTGCAATAAATTGCTGTTCAGTTAATGCTTCTGCCATAAGTGACATATTCATTTGGTAAAAACTTGAATTGGTTTTTATTTCTCAACTTTACCCTTATATAACGTCAAGCAAATAAAACCTAAATTTATGTGAAACTCAAGAGAGGGATATGCCATGGTCTTACCAATGACTGTACACATTGTTCTCTATGCAGGCATCAGGTGTCCAGGTTGACGGTTCGGTTACCCTCTTGTTCCAAGAAATGAAGCTGAAGAAGTCTGGAAAGAAAGCCGTTTTCTTTGGCTTCAGCAGTGATGAAAAATACATCATTGTGCAAGAGGGGAAGGAAATCTTGTCAGATGACTGTGCAAATTTTTTCCCGAGGTTGAAAGCACTCTTCCCTGAAAACAAGTGCTGTTACGCCTTGTTGGATATTCATTATGTTACTGGGGAATCAAAGAAACAGGACCTGATATTTGTAATGTGGTAAGTTATTAGAACTAGTACAGTATGCATGCAATGTGTGTTCTTTTTTATGATGGGCTAGGTCTGTTTTTGGAGTTCATGCTGTCATAGGTACATATGAATGATGATGTTTTCTTGGCAGACTCCACTTCTTGTTATAATAAGGTCTGCAAGTTAATTATCTGGGAGTGTCCCAGACTGAGGGACTTTAGGACCAAGGTAGAACAAACAATTAAAACATCACAGGAGTGTCTCTTGGGGAAACTCAGCAGCATTTCTCCTACATGATACACTGCTCTACAACAAAAGGTATAAAAACTCCTTATTGAAACACCTTACTGCAGCAAAAGCCTTCTGTTCCACCCAACAAAACACACTGGCTTACCAGAATTACAGAAATGCAGCAAATGGAGAACCTAACCATGGTGATGAAAGAGCAGCAACAAAAATCTGGACTCCTTATTGCTTTTATAAGTAACAAACACTATTAGCTTTCAAACAATAATCCCTTCACCTTCCAGTTCTCGAGGTGCGTAGAGCCGCTAGGCATCTggccaggacaccccccctccacccctcttttttcccccaccactcccctctccattgtactgGGGTTATGTGATGATTCCCTTGAATCCCtcacaaaatttgaaaaaaaaaactgaggaagcTTTATGTTTTAGTAATATGTACTTATTAGATACTTGGTTTACAAACTTCTTGTTTTTAGTTCAGGAACACAGGTGAACTTGTACTGTCAATTTATGCCTTTTTGTACTGTACTAGGGGTAACCTCTGGACATGCTGTACCTGTGCAGCAGAATTGTCATGCCGTTtcttctaaataaaaaataaaaaacacaattagtAAAAGTGTGTCTTTTACCATGTAGTTTCACATAAGCAGTAGCAGAGCACTTCAACACATGATAGTGCTTAGATACATGTTTGCCTGGCCTCACAGATGGCTGTTAGAACTTTGACATATTCAGAGCCATATCCtgcccacttctgctgtgattactgacataggcgtgcgcacagggtgttccggtgtgcccaggcacaccctattCACCCCTTGCGCATTAGTAtgatcgctctgtgtagcagcaggaacatgcgAAAGATctacctcttactggctctgccataagagaagtgtctacgttcttctctttcactgtgccggcagagagatcaatttgccggggtcatatatatgtagacacacacatgcatatgtgtttgagctttagggtgcacaccctaatgcaataggctgcgcacacctataatTACTGAATTACATTGATGGAGTAATTATGGGGCACGGTCTACTAAAAGCAGCCCAGTTATAGCTTGTGCAACCACTAATATGGTGGTTTCCACCATATCTCtagatccactttaaagtgttgataaacccaggaccctgcattcactatatctggtctcccacagtacacaaaacatggaaatgcaatcattttagtaaatataaactgctaaatactcttTCTcaatagcagtatatagcagtcttgtgacttctatcagtgcctggttaaaactTGTATGGGGACtaactgtcctatcaggatgcaggacccctgaccctctgtctggacagtgctgattggccctgtgctgataacactttcccaagaaaaaaaaaaaagatctagcaatacacaccaaactgagcatgtgcagcccgactccagtaactctgtcttatccagacctgttttggagtcagtggaagaagaggaggatctgtgcatacaggatcaaacagcctttttacaaaatgtagaggattagccccttaggctccacagtgagtataacaagcatgctttactgcatatacagactgattttacttttgtgggtttagtaacactttacgttGGCTGATCAGAGGTGTTAAAATAGTTATTGCAAAGCCAAACCTGTGCGGATGCCTCTTCAGTGCTCTCTAAGCCATCTGAGCAAGAGTATCTGCCTCAGCTGTCAGGATATGGTGCCTTCTGTGGTCACCCAGTGTACCCCATTCTGTTTCTTTACTTCTGTAGTATTATAAGAGTACACGGAGAGTATGGACACAACCGCTGTGATTCATCACACAGTCTTTCATATTGTAGAATCCACCCTCCTTCCTACCTCAATAGTTCAGTTCCACCCACAAACCAATCAGTAACACACACTTCACCCTGGCAACACAGTACACTATTTTTATCACAAAAAGCACAGCCCTACCCCCATAGGAAGAAAGCCTGAATAAAACCATTGGATGAGTAATCTATAACTTATACCTCTACTGCTGCGCCAGGACATCACTGGATGAGATAATGCAGTGGATGACCAATGTGGATGAAAAGTCATGCTCTTTTGACAGTTGTATTCTGACATGGAAAGATTAAAGACTAGTCAACAATGAAGATCAAAGCATTAAGATGCATAGAGCCACCATAGCCTGTGGGCTAGTAAGGGTTCGGCTTTGCATCCAGGCATTGCAGTACTGCACCAGTACAACCCCACTCTCATTTGCCTGTAATCTGCTGAACATGCAATGCACCTTCTGGTGATCCTAGAGGGGGGCTGCAGGTGACCCGACCAGGGAGGGGGGTGGCTGGCTGTGCCctgtttgcagccccccccccccccccaaaaaaaaaaatatataccaccggccgccactggtatTGGCCAGTACTCTTACATGTAATAGAAGCAAGTTGGGGGTAATTCTGAGCTCCTGCCTACCAACCCAGACATTAACATCTGAATAGCCTAAAGAGCCTCTATGAATATTGTGTGAGGACAAGTAAAAGGTTTCTCATGCAAGGGCAGTATACCTCTATTGAAACCAAGCCGACTCAAACCATATAAGTATTTCATGATGTGGGAACAccgaatataataaaaataaacttttattttCAACAGATATTGCTGGTTTTATGACAGATATCATGTACATGTTCATGCccataaatcatttatatttaattatttttatatgtgGAAACCTAAAAACCTGTttttaaaatccaaaaataagaaaaaggaggacGAGGCAAACCTTACTGGTAGACAGTACAACAATTTCAGATAACACCTTCAGCAGCAGAAGTCTTTGTGCTATTTGCTGGTGAATTTTCAGGCATTTtaaccctaatgccacgtacacaatcacacattccgacaacaaaatccatgttttttttctgacggatgttggctcaaacttgtcttgcatacacatggtcacacaaatcttgtcaaattccaaacgtcaagaatgcagtgacgtacaacggcactagaaaagggaagttcaataccaagtgcgccaccctttgggctccttctgctaatctcgtgtaagtagaagtttgctgagagacgatttgctcttttcagcctcatgcttttccgatcgttactgctcagtttgtgcttgtgggttcgtatctggttttcagtgcttgccccccccaaagcgcacacgaggtccgtataaaatatatggagtactttgccggtaggggggccattgatatgccagaaaatgtttaataaacatttttaaaatatttttttttatttaaactgaaataatatttactttgatttgctgcttgtgtttcttttagctgtctcctaggttctccaatggtctttttttttttttttgacattctcttcaatagtgcaaacgtaatttatttgatacacgaggtgacaatctcttcttcagcgaactattattatgttgtgggtctgctacacacacaccttgtttttgttgttaatgtatgtaatgcattactgttaaaaatatacatcattttcagcaccatgaatgaattttgcagagtcacgaaaatggcctgattgtgacaaaatataaagcactgtgggagttatttactaaaggaaaatccacttttcactacaagtgcactacaaaagtgcatttgaaactgcactgaaagtgcacttgtagtgcaaagtggatttgcctttagtaaataacccctatttcagtgtaaacaccaacttagtccaaaaaatgatattgagcatcgaaagaagaagccacacattgttgggtaaaaaactttttactctgtgcacattcacatgtgcgttagaaaatgttttttgaacaaaccaacgtattttagtaataacatttttgtttttaacagtacaaatagccttttttgtgttaaaacaggcatgtttaaaaccataaaacaatacacaactcaggaacttacaaagttcaactttgacaaagtgaaggcaatatcagacattagtatgtccaaactgtgttgatattgccttcatcagatggggtgatgtcacccctgtgaaagccaaattttgaagatgcacacaaattgagagtcaaaatggggatttccttcctgatcccatgcctaatgtcaacatgtgctagctcccatcatgggggatcaatggacgtgtttcgggggtgcaaccccttcctctcatctactttaattgcgaggaatgggttgcacccccaaaacgtgtaccttgatatcccgtaatggcaggtagcacatgttgacactaaAGTGATGAATGTGCCTTCGCGCTATCAAAATGTGTATCacacaatagttttttttaaatacgaataaaaataagaaatagatCGCGGCAAAATCTAAAAGTGTTCACAGTTACACCAATAAAAGCTAAACAATAAAGGTGATTTCGCGCAGTGATCCAATAAACTAGGGATGTCTCCTCTAGGTATGGTAAAGTGAACGGTGATAACAAATCTACCAAAATTACATAAAGTGGATTCAAAAAAGTGATCATAAATTCATAACTGATAAAAACATATATGTAAAAGGGCTAGTAGAAATAACTGCAATACTAGTAAATGCTGCTGATAAATTAAGACTAATCATAATACTATTCAATGTGcaatataaataaatagtccaaaaAGGAGGGGGTGGATAGATATGCCAGGTCCTTCTGGGGAATAAGGTGATACTAAAAAATCACAAGAGATGGGGTAGATGAAATTCCAATAGCTGGCTTCtcaataataaaatatatagtgGTGTTGCCCATAGAAACTTCATACAGTTAGTATAAtgcagtctcccagaactctcacctcagggCTGGTTAATTAATGCATCTGTGAGTTCAAGTATGCTGATCATGCCACTGTTGTATGTAATTAGTAGATGGGTTGTAGATTTCTCCTTGTAGGCCTTCTGCTGGAATACCTATGACACTTTGGTGTCAGTAACACCGTGATAGGGGGAAgaaaggagaaaaggaaggggctccactagtgtagtatATTAGAAAGTGCAAAAGTGTTTATTAAGTATGAAAGGTGGACTCTTACATTGTAACAATTAATAAAAAGCGAAAATAGAAATGACAATGAACGTACGGCGCTCTCAGCGCCCTCTCGcgtctcctcctgtgtgtgtctcgctccggccaatccctacgcgttatgacaccgtcacgtgtcttcatctggggaaccggattggttgttCTATTACGTAATATATAGCGAGAAACCGGAAGTACTATAGcggccatcttaactgtgggcactgttttgtttatatggcggccattttcccttaggctaATGGATGATGTATATTCACCATTTTGTTGTGGTTAAAGTCTAATTCTTCTCCATATATGTGTAATAGTAGATGCGGCCACCTTTTTGGTAGTTATACTTTGAAGTAACCTTCAAAGTATAACCtgcaaatcttcttccacaacatccacatcacctaaaataaaaaaaacacaccatgtattaaaaatatgcaggcatacatctattacctgaagctgtggtctcagacactcacctgttgttgtcactatttcgcccacttcataaacctctccttccttcacatcttctggttgtggtgtggggatttgcttttctttccgGGGTGGGGGGTCCCTGATGTTCTCAGATGTCACAAATCTTTTATTCtctatgtgtataaaaaaaaggtatacttagcacacagatatttgaggccagaaatagtaatatgaaacattgcttggaagtgtcgtgcaATTGtctttttttggcagagttccaagctggagacattatttttttcccattctaaagctggaatacttaccttttttgtacaaattttcacacatggagacacccctagtatccactggagcacctgcgtgggacaccctaaaaagtttgttctggtgtcccacactagtgctcctgcgtccagatgtgtaaacagctgctgagtgtcctctccttacactgaatcaagtttgcatttcattctagtacaaacccatctagacaacaatgtcataaacttcttttaatacaaataggcctgaacaaatgtagttaacctggatctgccaaaaacatcgtattagtgggcgaaagaacaatgtttactacgaacgattactttgcccacgaacctgaaagttgccaagtacaacagtaaagaaaagcacatggagcagcatgcaagtaataataataataataatagaaacataataatagataataataataataatagaaacacacgacaactacttacttttttgaagaactcttttGATCTTTCTCTACtgctcctgctccctcagtttcaggtctgaccagcatttcctcaattgatccttggatcattgtaccccaaaattcctgtgcagacttttcacaactttagccatgatcgtggcctttctgacatttgggtttgggtatggtccatgcttcccttcatagccggccctcttcaagatgtccaccatctccaccatctctaaaaaagaacatatttgaggccttaaatttcctccaggatcgggacgttcatggctccaggctttcgtcgttgctgctctcctctgcatgcaattgctctttctctgccatcTGCTCTCCCACTGCGCAAAAAGACAAGGagtgggaaatagactagaaagaatgtcaggggcgggcggagtttcacgcatgcacagtgtatataaagcgtaacacgtgtgcgcgtacgcacgatctgtgagaggaggaaggagtatcggatgtgccgatcgttagaacgaaggtacaattttttaacttggtgcatcagtggcctgtactgcttatagattgaggcctatattgggacaagattaggagagtttagcctgacattaggatttgtcgtgtgttgtgtcttgcagacaaaatggatctattgaatgatcaggactttatccccatattcattgatatgtacagggagctaccctgtctgtggcaggtaaaccaccccttttattacaataaaataaagaggaaggcagcgctggatcaattgctggaatttgtgaagccggtgatccccacggcagacatcctctattcgaaggccctaattggtggcatgaggagccttataatagggagcgcaagaaggtccaggattcccagaaatcaggaactgcagcagatgacatttatgtacccaggctgtggtactatgacagactgcattttctggcaggccagactgaacccaggccagcactctccagtcttccttcaaggcttccttccacctcagctgaggcttccgatgtccagcctgggcctttcagccaggaagaagtggaggagcccagtttgagccaggtatagcattgttcaacatatttctagtcaaataattaatgatgttaactagatgttattattgatcagtaatttctgattttacaaagtgttttacatatcattagacagtagtggccacaaatgattgggacaagaataaaaaatgctggggttagaatgatagtcttttctatctattaacattcaatttcaacagtcataagctgaaaattgtgtgtgatgaaccaaaaactaaaactatgtccctttttcatacacaggaaagtctcggccaggaggaggctgtggaaagtggcagccaggaggtggcgggggtaagtggcagacaggaggtggccgggcccagtagcctgcccgaatcccaggtccctcccctccgccttccaaaaaaaagtcccaggaagaggagtaacctggaggaggcagcacttggcctattttggaaggctgctGCGGCCCCCAGAACCCCCTAATATttaagaggactatgcctacatggcagcctggaaaatgcaggaaatggaggagggccaactcctCTTATGTGaagaagttatgttacaagccctaaataaggggttgaggggtgaactcacaagccaaagccacgtttgtgagttcaaccatggtcctcttcctcctccacctcctgccacaactacaacaccagagccacagcctggaagcaagcgtggaaggaagacaagaaagtgatggcctgggttcagtctggtgtgacaaaagacacaggctgttataagaccacaacctggggacagatatatcatctgctgctgttcctgatctcttgtagtcctggactggattgtgctcactattataaggactcctcaggccaccaattttgactgtaaaataattgatgtctgccctgggctaccaaggcttcgcaaatttctccagtttctccagcattgcctttctctttattttgttatgacccataataaatggctatttatttttcacaaatacttgcctatgtgttttacttcaaaaaggacagtttgtttgtgagtaggcaggtacatttcaaaaatacaatgtcaaattaacaagggacaccaacaccaacctctttgaggttaaaaaatacaagataataatggtgttgtggtaacttgacacaaaaggaaagaaaaaattatggagatcactataaaaaaaataggagatctggataaaaaaaaatatatatatttatatatatatatatatatatatatatatatatatatatatatatatatatatatatatatatatatgtgtatatatacaaaaattctaaacattatggagatctgacgaaaaaaaaaataggagacctggataataaaaaaaaaatatataaacaaaaaatctaaacattattatggagatctgacgaaaaaaaaaaaattattcatgaaatcacgaaaaataataaagaaatcagtttgtcagaactctgtgtgaatatcagcagcaaaacaacgtcattatctagcattataaagaagaagagaatgtgctgtattaaaagattttaaaatttgcagcgtgacgaatgtgctatctccattacaaacgctagttttaccagaacgagcactTCTATCTCgtacttgattgagagcatgcgtggaactttgtgcgcggaattgtgtacacacgatcagaatttatgagaacggattttgttgtaggaaaatttgagatccagatctaaaattttgtgtgacggaaattccgatggaaaatgtccgctggagcctacacacggtcggaaattccaacaacaagctcccattgaacatttttcgtcggaaaatccgaccgtgtgtacagggcattaggctccatacacactgggcttaaaaaaacgtatgttctcttgggagtaaaaagcGCTCATATAGAGAATTTTTTATACacagtttagacgagtttaggagagttttatgtttttttctgcctccaagctccaatcagaaacgcgaaccagaagggtttttttttccacctcttatgccctatacacacgaccagttttgccgtcgggataaactccgaaggtttcttccgacggaattccgctcaagcagtcttgcctacacaccgtcacaccaa from Aquarana catesbeiana isolate 2022-GZ linkage group LG04, ASM4218655v1, whole genome shotgun sequence includes the following:
- the LOC141140591 gene encoding cofilin-2-like, which gives rise to MASGVQVDGSVTLLFQEMKLKKSGKKAVFFGFSSDEKYIIVQEGKEILSDDCANFFPRLKALFPENKCCYALLDIHYVTGESKKQDLIFVMWAPEDAPIKEKLLFASSKPYLKQAFSGVNKQWELHSQDDLTVDQLAQKLTSGKIKSLEGHHL